Genomic segment of Saccopteryx bilineata isolate mSacBil1 chromosome 9, mSacBil1_pri_phased_curated, whole genome shotgun sequence:
aacgtCGAactggacgcagaggacccaggtttggaatcctgaggttgccggcttgagctcaggctcatccagcttgagcacaaggtcactggcttgagcatgggatcacagacatgaccccatggtcgctggcttgagcccaaaggtagctggctggaagcccaaggtcactggcttaagcaaaaggtcactggctcagctgtaggcccccgccccccatcaaggcacatataagagagcaatcaatgtacaactaaggagccacaatgaggaattgatgcttcttacctctctcccttcctgtctgtgcctatctgtccctctctctgtctctctcactgtctctatcacaaaaaaataaaaatagaataaagtaaAACAACTGTATTACTAGTTAAACTGAGAATTCACTGTGCTGGTTGAAGTGTCAGGTAAAGCCTTtctgaggtgacatttgagttaAGGCTTGATAAGAGGGCATAGGCCACATGGACATCTCAGGAAAGTATCCAGGCGGACAGAACAACCAGTGCAAAGGTCCCATGAGGGGACCAAAGGTACATATAAGGAATAGCAACAAAGCCAGGACGGCCATAATAGAGTGAGCTTGGGGAGAGACAGTGGGAGGAAGAATGAGATTGCACTGGGCAGGGCTTTGTTGTTTCACATTTAAATCCAAGAAACATTCACAACACAATTTTCTCCTAAATAAAGCCCCTGATATTTGTGTTTGGGGTGATGctcaatcttgtttatttttcaaagctccctctccctgccttAGTGAGCCCGGGTGGTCCAGGGCTCATGATTGGGGGCACCACCTGTGCCAGGACACTTCTTGCCCAGGTCCACAGGCCACCCACTCTCCTTGTTCTTGCCTAGTTTGGCCATAGTCACTTAAAATCCCTGAggcaggctctggccggttggctcagcggtagagcgtcggcctggcttgcgggggacccgggttcgattcccggccaaggcacataggagaagcgcccatttgcttctccaccccccccccttcctctctgtctctctcttcccctcccgcagccaaggctccattggagctaagatggccggggtgctggggatggctctttggcctctgccccaggcgctagagtggctctggtcccggcagagcgacgccccggagggcagagcgtagccccctggtgggcagagtgtcgccccctggtgggcgtgccgggtggatcccggtcgggcgcatgcgggagtctgtctgtctgtctctccccgtttccaacttcagaaaggtgcaaaaaaaaaaaaaaaaaaaagatccttgaGGCAAAGTTTGGCATCTAGGCCGCTGGACACCCAGGGGACCAACCTGAGGCACTGGCCCTCATGAAATTTCCCCTTTCTCCCACCCTGTGTTACAGTTAAGCCACTCCAAATAGCAAACAGCTGACTTGTGGGGGTGCATGCTGTAGGGACATTTCTTACTCTTGATTATGTTTCTGCTGTATCCCTTTCTATGAGCCTGAGTTTCACCCTCCAGCTTAGGCCCTCACAGTTGTAACGTGTCCGCCATGCACTCAGCAGAGCATGCCTCCCAACCAGGAGTAAAGGCATGAAGCAGGGCAGCTCCAAGGTAATCGGGGAAATTGCAGAGCCTTCCTAGGTGCCTTTCCCTCCAGAGCAGCCACGGGCAATGGGCATAGAAGTCGCTTTGATTTGCTTGGACCAACCATTCTCTCCTGTCCTGGACATACTGCTTAAACAAAATTGGATTCTCAGCACAAAAGGAGGTGGGCTGGTGGTTCAGGAGAATCTAATGAGTCTGCCACTCTCCACTTCCTAATGCCAAGCTCTTCAGCCCTACAAGGCCCAGATTTTCTCTTGAACAGACCAGCTGGTTAAGAAACCACTGCTGATGCATGTGTGTGCAGGTAGTTTATGGACCAGCGGGACCTCAGCGGGAAGAGGAGAGCATGTTCACATGGGATATTTCAGAACGTTTACTGAAGGAGTAATTTGCAAAGGAGTGGGCAGGGAAGAGGGAAACCCCAGCACCTCAGACCTGGTACCAGCAGGGGGCTGTCACCCCCATCCTAGATCACAAAGCACAGGGAGTGAAGTGAAACCAGAAGGGCAGATCTTGGAGAGAAGGTTGTTCTGAGGGGACTCGTGTCCCTGGTAACCCCACATGGATGGAGTTTGGGGAACCCCTTCCCACATCTGCAGGGCTCCCCACTGTCCATGCCCTCCTGGAAGCCAGAAGGCCCAGGCGCACAGATCACGCTGTCCACCCAGGTCAGCCTCCCACAGCACAGAACAGGGCGCAAAGGGAGCCTGGGCGCAAATAAAGACACCAAACCGCAGATTTATTTCCTGTGTTTTCAGCAACAACATGGGAATCAGTTGCCCCAAGAGACACGTGTTGGGCATGAAAACCTGGGTACTGAACAGAAGCAGGATGGCTCCCCATTCACCAGCTCCTTCTTTGGGCAACCTGGCCCCTGCACTCCACATCAGACAGCTCCTAGATACTGGGCTTCCCGACCTGTGCCAGGCATACCAGTCAAGGCTGCACGAAATCCAACAAAACTGTGGGGTGGTAACACTTAAAACTCCATtttgccttggctggatagctccattgattggAGCACcagcccagagcacagaggttgccggtttgattcctggtcaaggcacatacaggaccagatcaatgttcctgtctctctcttccccccacacccttcctctctggctaaaaatcaatcaataaattttattattttttttaaaagaacattttacaGACGGGTCAGTTGAAACTCGGGCGCTTGCCTAGCCACCCGACTCCTCAAGACTTCCTAACAACCCCTCCGTTTATACGTCTGCTGCATGTCAGATCCCGGGCTCGGCATTTCCCCACAGGATCTGCAGGGATCTTCAACACAAACTGGAGATGGGGAAACTCATTAgttccattttccagatgaagaaacaggctcaGCAAGAAGTGACTTGACCCAAGAGATAAAAGTGGCAAAGCTCTGGGCAGCAGACTCTCAGTGCCGCCTCTCTTGCTTCCACAAATGAATCGGCAGGACTGACTCTAGGGAACGtgcagaaatgaataaatattgctTCTTTCACCACCAAGCCTTTGTAAGACTGTTGCCTCGGCCTGGAACACTTCCCTTTCAGCCCTAAACCTCTTCATCCTTCAGGGTTCATACCCAGGAAGTTGTCTGGCAATCCTTAGGCTGGATCAGGAACTCCTCTCTCCCCAACCTCGGGACGCCCCGTGTTCTCCCACGGCTTGGATCACTCCGCCTGTGCTTGCCCCATCATGTCTTGGTCATTCTGAGCATTCACTGGTGTGTCTCCCCCACAGACTGAACCGTGTGTTTGTTTTCAGTGCTGAGCTAGATCTGTTCTATACTTGGAACTCAGAGAATTGTTGGGTCAATAAATGAGAGAAAGTAACTGCATGAGGAATGTTCCAAATCCTTAACCCCTGGTTAAGAGGCCAATGACCAGTCTAGAACACAGccaggccagggtgctgaggtaAGGGCCTCAGAGCCCCTGGCTATGTTTCTGGAAGGTGGGATAGTGGGGGGGGACGTGTCTCAGGCAGTCACTCACTGGACTAAGTAAGTCAGGCACTCACTAGGAGCTGGACTATTAAAGCAGTATTTTAATGCTGGCCACACCTAACTGTATGCTCTGGCTAAAAATCAGTTCTGGGCTGATCTGAGGATCAGATCATCTGAGGATCAGAGAGGTGGAGCTTCCTGACTGAAGATGCACAGTCTGGATTCTCACTGTTCTTACCTATTAGACACTGCTGTCCTTCCATTCCCTGGAGCAAGCATTCACAGTCACCGCCTTCCCTAATTCCTTAGGCAGCTGCTATGATTTGAATAACCAAGCAGGATGTTGGATGCCCAATAGTGACTGATTTGCCTGACATAGTCCCTTGGGTCCTTGGCCCTGCTGGTAAGATGGGAAGACACTCAAAACCACTGGGGCTTTTGTTTCCTCTTCCTACCCACAAGAGCTGCCGAGGCTGTAGTCTTGCCCTTGTTTGACCTCCTTGGGGGTCCTAGCACTTGTTGGCCCCTTAGGAATCTGTCATAGAAGCAGGAAGAATGGTGGCCCCCAAGGCAGAGGTAGTAAGTGGGGCCAACTAAGTCTATTCCCTGGGCCTATCATGAAATTTTCCCTGAAGGAATGAGGCTCCTTCATGGCTGCCCCCTCCCTTTCCACCTCTGATAGTCTTTCTGAGGCTGAGATCTTACCACAGGTAGCtgaggcagtgtgtgtgtgtgtgtgtgtgtgtgtgaccatcTTACCATTCCCAGAGGTGATGCCCTATGCCTTTCTGGTCAGGAATAGGCATTTGCAACCACCTGATTGGGGCCACCTGCCTGACCAGCTCCAGGGAGACACCTGTGTCTTAGCTAGGACTGTCACTAAGCCTGGAGGTGAGAGGTAGGGGGGCAGGGGAGACAcaaagcatcaccctctggttTTTCTTCTCAGATTGCAGCAGCCTGGCATACCAATCTTCCGGCCTTGCGGAATCCTGGGCAGTGGTGAGTCCACGGGTGGCCCACGAGATCCTGTTCCGTTTCACTTCTGTCCACTCTTAGCCTCAGCAAAACCTGACTGTCCCTTTTCCCAAACCCATTGCACCTGTCTCTCCAGTCTCAGGACCTTTTTACCCATTGTTCTCTCTTCTGGGAATGCCTTTCCTTTTTTAGTAGTGAGCCATTAGGCCTCATCCCAAGCACCATTTCCCCAGGGTTGGCAGCCACAGCTCCTACCCTTTGGGATCTCTCTGTTCCATGGGGCAGAACAGGATTCAAGCCAACAAGTGGACGATTTGCTTTGTCAGAGGATCAGACAAGGTGACAGAAGCAGGGTGCGGATGGGGATGAGCTTGAGACCTTTCAGAAGGGATATTCTGTGCATGCACTGGGAGGATAGCACTAGCCAAATGTAAGTGTGCTCAAgattatttcagtatttttttaattaattaattaatttatttattttttacagaaacagagagtgagtcagagagagggatagacagggacagacagacaggaacagagagagatgagaagcatcaatcattagtttttcattgcgtgttgccacaccttagttgttcattgattgctttctcatatgtgccttgaccgtgggccttcagcagaacgagtaacccctcgctggagccagcgaccttgggttcaagctggtgggcttttgctcaaaccagatgagcccgcgctcaagctggcgacctcggggtctcgagcctgggtcctctgcatctcagtccgacgctctatccactgcgccactgcctggtcaggctatttcagaATTGAGAACCAGGAACTGTTCTAGACCATGAGTATTTAGCAGGAGTGACAAAAATTCCTTTCTTCCTGGAGTTTATAATCTGGTGGCGGCTGCAGGTATAGACaaaattaggaaaatatatattatgtttgaAGATAGTTATGtgctatggaaaaataaaatcaaggttaAGGGCCATGGGGcatggtcagggaaggccttgGAGAAAGGGTGGCATTTGCAcactgtgcagatggggaaccagaggtgagggactttcgtgagctccactgagactgctGAGGTGTTGGATTCtaagaggaaccagagaagattctcctggttgtggaaccggagaatgtgtcagggctttgtgagctctgagtgagtgagagggaagtgttttccctgtgtgttgctcatcaggtggtgcaagactttaataaaggaatggccggccattctttggctccactgtttaacgtctgcccgaattcaatgggaaccttcatgtgcatggccacaacagCGGCagcggctcctggccatacacacacacaaatagtctCTGGCCTTCCCACATCTCCTTGATTGAGTTCTAGGCACTCCATTtgctccagtgtgtgtgtgtgtgtgtgtgtgtgtgtgtgtgtgtctctaacTCCCATGTCATGTCCCTCCCATAGGCACTCCATTtgctccagtgtgtgtgtgtgtgtgtgtgtgtactccattttctccagtgtgtgtgtgtgtgtgtctctaacTCCCATGTCATGTCCCTCCCATGGCTGGTACAGGGCGTGTTGGTCACCACCCCCCAGGGATCCTGGGCTGCTTGGCTGCCCATTCTGCCCCAGGGCCTTCCTGTCGCAGGGCATGCTGACAAGACCCCAAGTGCCACAGCCCTCCATGATGCCATGTGAGCCACTGTTGTGGTAAGGGCTTTCATGACATCTTTGACCTCAAGTACCACACAAGGACTTCCACCAGTGAGCAGTGGCAAGGACATGGAGGGGTTGCTGGGCCTTGGATGGAAGGTGCCCTGGATGTGGAGTTTTCATCTATATTTGGAGGGCCAAGACTCAGCCATCAGGAGGCTTGGAACCCCACATATTTAAGCAAGTGGGTATAAGGTGGCACCAGGGTAGGGGGCCTGCTGAGGGGGCTGCAGAGTGACGACAGGTACaaagtcatccctcgccatatcacagttcacttttcgtggtctcactgtattgcaaattttttaattgtatatatctaattttgtattgaggATCTTTCactatataggtatttttatatatttattattttaattatttttgtggtaaaataagcattttgtaGCCTAAAAGattgaaaacagcctgaccaggcggtgattcagtcgatagagcatgggactgggatgcggaaggacctaagttcgagactccgaggtcgccagcttgagcgcgggctcatgtggcttgagcaaaaaaaagctcaccagcttggacccaaggtcgctggctcaagcaaggggttactaggtctgctgaaggcctgcggtcaaggcaaatatgagaaagcaatcaataaacaactaaagtgtaacgaaaaactgatgatcggcctggccaggcagtggcacagtggatagagcgtctgactgagatgcagaaggcccaggttcgagaccctgaggttgccagcttgagcgcggctcatctggtttgagcaaagctcaccagcttggactcaaggtcgctggctcaagcaaggggttacttggtttgctgaaggcccgcagtcaaggcacatatgagaaagcaatcaatgaacaactaaggtgtctcaatgaaaaactaatgattgatgcttctcatctctccagttcctgtctgtctgtccctctctatccctctatctctctctctgtccctgtaaaaaaataatcattttttaaaaattgaaaatataaaaagtatataaaaatattgacatATTAGTATTCACTGCTGAGTACCCATACAGAATtctatgttgttaaaattatataagtttagcctgaccaggcggtggcacagtggatagagcgtcggactgggatgcggaagaccccaggtttgagaccccgaggtcgccagcttgagcaaaaaaaaaaactcatctggcttgagcaaaaaagctcaccagcttgagcccaaaggttactggctcaagcaaggggttacttggtctgctgaaggcccgtggtcaaggcatgtctgagagagcaatcaatgaacaactaaggtgtcacaacgaaaaactgatgattgatgcttctcatctgcctccgttcctgtctatccctctctctgtccctgtaaaaaaaaaaaaaaaaaaaaaaaaaaattatagaagtttaagagtgtagaaagtgtttaagagcataggaagtgtttatagtgtgggaaaggtttatgagtgtggggagggtttacaaagtcttaaaatatatataaataataaaataaatataaggtcgctactttgtggATTCTCACCTATCACGGGGGGTTCTGGAAACTAACCCCTGCGATAGACAAGGCACCACTGTACTGGTTACAGGACTCAGGTTCCAGATTGAAAAGTGCAAGGGAAAGACAGCCCTCCTGGCCTCAGGGAAAGAAACATCCTGGTGGGGACGAGGACACAGGTACCTGGCCATGTTTCTGCTGAGGTTGTAGATGGTGGGATGGAGGCAGATCTCCAGAACTCGGAGTAGGATTGGGGGAATGCTCACAGAAGGCAAGGTGGGTTGGCTTTGTCCTGGAAGTTATTGccctctctgtttccctccctccGCCTATCTATGCAGGGATCCATCCACCCATTCTGCTGCAGAGCTTGTGGGAAAGCATTTACACTGTGCTACCCGCTTGACATGCTTCTTGCCAAAGGTGCACGGGCAGCCAGTCAGCTACTCTTACCATCAGCAGCATGAGAAACTGCAAGTGTGCGAGGACTGTGCCTTGTACCACGCTGCTTGAGGCTGTGCATCCACACGTTCGTACTCATGAAAGGCAAATAAACACAGGACGTACATGCAAAGAACAGAGCATTTATTATGCGTGGAGGGTGGGTCACTCGGTCCAGCGGTGGCCACAGTGTGGGGCTGTGCACACGTAGTACAAGCGCATGGCATCCTGGCAGAAAGGATGCATAGTTAGGAAGGGTCTGGATCCACAGGAGGGCGCAATATGGAACGTTCATCCAGCAGAGCCTCACCCCCAAAAAACACACAAGGGAGTCTTCCTACTGGTAAGGGTCCAGCTCAGGATGCCAGGGCAGGCTCCCCTCAGTACTGGTATCTCTTCCCAAGAAGGaccaaacccaggatatccaaaAGCCCTCTTCTCACCACTCACCTCTGCACGGGCACTGTGCGATTGGAAGAACACCGCCTCCTTGTGGCCACACCTGAGGGGACAGTCAGCCACTCAGAACCAACCATACCCttaccttccttctccctcttccactcttGCCCAAACTAGCCACTTTCCCTCCCCAATACCAACTGTgcgctcacttttttttttttttttttttttttttctgaaactggaaacggggagagacagtcagacagactcccgcatgcgccgacctggatccacccagcacgcccatcagggggcgacgctctgcccaccagggggcgatgctctgcccctcctgggcgtagctctgtcgcgaccagagccactccagcgcctggggcagaggccaaggagccatccccagtgcccaggccatctttgctccaatggagcctcgctgcgggaggggaatagagacagagaggaaggagagggggaggggtggagaagcagatgggcgcctctcctgtgtgccctggccgggaatcgaacacgggacttctgcacgccaggccgaccggccagggcttgcgCGCTCACTTTTGACACGGGTGGTCCTCGGTCCGCGGCAACGTGGGATCCTGGGACACATCAGCGATGATCTGGGTCAGCTCGCTGAAGAAAAGGGTTTATAATTATGCTCTGATAGGGGCTCCCAAACCAACCCCGTCCCTAAACTCCGGTACTGCCACTTACTCCACTTCGTGCGTGATTTTGTTGACGTAGATACAGCTGTTGTCGGCTTCCTGCTGGTAATCACAATTGCGGCACTGCAGAAGAGTGAGTGTGGCAGGAAGGGGTTACCGAGAGATCCTCATGGGACTGGAAGGGAGGGTAGGGTCTTCCCGAGAGAGGATGATTAGGGGAGGGGATAGTCTCGAGGCTGGGATAATGGAGTGTATCAAGAACCACATTGGGAGTGGGAAAGACTGGGAAGTCGGGTTCACTTCGGAATAGAAGAGACTAGGACCAGTCGGGGCGAAACAGGGAGTA
This window contains:
- the POLR2I gene encoding DNA-directed RNA polymerase II subunit RPB9 — translated: MEPDGTYEPGFVGIRFCQECNNMLYPKEDKENRILLYACRNCDYQQEADNSCIYVNKITHEVDELTQIIADVSQDPTLPRTEDHPCQKCGHKEAVFFQSHSARAEDAMRLYYVCTAPHCGHRWTE